GAGGGGGGCGTAGCGGGCGGCGTCGTCGATGCGGCGCTTGAGATGGTCGGCGGATTCAAGGGTGGGGCCCTTGGTGGAGACGATGCCGAGGGCGACCACCTTGCCTTCGGGGAGGAAGCGCAGGGGCTCGAAGGTGCCGGCACGGGGGGTGTCGTATTCCAGGAAGTAACCCTGGACGTTGATCTCGTTGAACAGCACCTCGGCCACGGGGTCGTAGCCGCCGGCGGCGGCCCACAGTCCCTCGCGGTTGCCGCGGCACTGGTGCATGGTGACGGTGACGTCATCGGGCAGGCCTTCGAGGGCCTGGTTGATGCGGCGCGCGTACTCGGCCAGGACGGCCTGGGGGCCCGAGCCCCAGGAGCGGAACACGTCCTCGTAGGTAGGGTCGCACAGGAACGGGATGGCGACGTCGTCCAGTTGGATGTAGCGCGCGCCGGCACTTACCAGGGCGGCCAGCTCCTGGCGGTAGGCGGCCACCAAGTCCTCCCAGAACGCATCCACGTCGTCGTAGGCGAAGCCCAACACTCCAGGGTCGCCGCCGGCGAAGCAATACACCACCGGGGGCGCCGGGATGGTGACCTTGGGTTCGGCGTCGGTGTTGGCCTTCAGGAACTCGAAGGCGCGCACCACCGCGCTGGGGCGCCAGCGCACCTTGCCCTCCACCCACACGACGGTGAAGTCCTGCTGGCGGGCTTCCTCGTTGCGCCAACTGAACGGCGAGGCCGTTCCCTGGCGGGTGGCGGAGAACCCGTTCCAGGT
The nucleotide sequence above comes from Deltaproteobacteria bacterium. Encoded proteins:
- a CDS encoding 5-methyltetrahydropteroyltriglutamate--homocysteine S-methyltransferase, with the protein product MPPRTTPPFRADHVGSLLRPAGLKEARVRLLGQDTAESNLGPHGNEELAKVEDGFVRDVIALQKRVGLRSATDGEFRRRSWFSELMMTWNGFSATRQGTASPFSWRNEEARQQDFTVVWVEGKVRWRPSAVVRAFEFLKANTDAEPKVTIPAPPVVYCFAGGDPGVLGFAYDDVDAFWEDLVAAYRQELAALVSAGARYIQLDDVAIPFLCDPTYEDVFRSWGSGPQAVLAEYARRINQALEGLPDDVTVTMHQCRGNREGLWAAAGGYDPVAEVLFNEINVQGYFLEYDTPRAGTFEPLRFLPEGKVVALGIVSTKGPTLESADHLKRRIDDAARYAPLERLALAPQCGFASSVKGNPLTEADEEAKLARMVEVASDMWDDA